A segment of the Phocoena sinus isolate mPhoSin1 chromosome 11, mPhoSin1.pri, whole genome shotgun sequence genome:
TTATGTGAATCTCCTCTCCAGCATCCCCACCCAGGGGTCAGTGACCCTCCACTTGCACATCTCAGTGACCGGCACCTCAGGACTGCCTAAGGAAACCCAGGTTTGATGGCTCCAGGGGGTATAAAATTTTTGTATTAAGTCAAAACTAAATTCCTTACAATGCCACCCATCTGTCTTAGTATGTATAATTAGGAAAGAACAGGGAATTGTAGAAAGCGTAGGAGGTGGAGTTGGATGGGTTTAGTGGCaactttttttaattacatgacattgggcaagttacttaacctctctgatccttagTTTCTTTTATCTATAAAGTGGAGACAATGAATTCTCCTTCCCAAGGTCATTGTGAGAATTTGCTAGCACAGAGTAAGCCTATAGCAATTGTTTGTGGTCTGACCCCTTAACACACAGATTGTGTCAGCTAGCTGTCACATCTGAAATTTTGGCCCAGAAAAGAGGTGAGAGCCCAGGAGAGGGGACTGGTAAGTTTTGATGCAGGGCAAAGAAGATGGGCCATTATAACTCCCCAccagagatgtgtgtgtgtgtgtgcctgtctgCTTGAGAACTTGAGGGGCAATGAGGGCCTCCTAGGGAGGTGTGATTGTTCCTCAGAAATGGAAacataggtcttccctggtggtgcagtggttaagaattcgcctgccaatgcagaggacactggttcgagccctggtccgggaagatcccacatgccacagagcaactgagcccttgcaccacaactactgagcctgtgctctggagcccacgagccacaactactgagcctgcgtgccacaactactgaagcccacgcacctagagcctgtgctctgcaacaagagaagccaccgcaatgagaagcccacgcaccgcaacggagagtagccccccactcaccgcaactagagaaagccctcatgcagcaacagacccaatgcagccgaaactaaaataaattaaaaagaaaaaaaaagaagaagacaaagaaatggaaacattccCAGCCTGGCTGGGCCTGTTGCACAACCTTGTCTCCAGTCTGTCAGCCCCATCCTGCCTGGCCCCAGACCCATTCCTCCTTCTCGGAGGACACCTGCCCTGATGGAGTGGAAAGATTGACGTAACATCAAGGAAGACGCTGATTCAGCAAGAACATCCAGGAGCCTGGGGAAGGTTTGCAAGAGGGGCTTTAATTGCCAAGAATCCAATTAGAAGACGGAGGTGCCGGTCTAGGGGCGGCCAGCCAGGGAAAGGTGGTGGAGGACGAGCGCCCTGTGGCGTGCCAGCCTGGGTGAGTGTCCTCACTTTCTGGAGCGGCTAGCATCGAGGCAGACGCCAAAGTTGGTGTTGGTGATGGAGCCCACGATGGTCCTGTCCACCTCACAGGTCAGACCGCGCTCACAGGGACACTTGTAGTAAACCCCATAGAGGGTCTGCAGAGATACGGAGCCAGTGGAGTCACAGGCTGTGGGAGCCACTTTGGGCATCGCCTGCCCTGCCTCTTTCAGATGGTGCTTCTCCTGACTGCCTCCCCAGGGGGCGCTGTGGGCCTGGAGGACTTGGGTTCTGGTCTCTGCTGTGTGGCTCGCTTGCTCTTACTAACTTGCTCTCTCTGGGAAGCCTCTAGCTACCCATCCATGAAACAGGGATAACAGATGGCTGCCCCACCCATCTCACTGGTCCGTGGTGAGGGTCAAGAGAGGGGATGGGATGGGAAAGGGCTTTGAAGCCTGCTGACCTCCCTCTCATCTCCTCAACGTTCCGTGTCCAGACGGAGCCCCCTCCCTGATTCCCCTTCCGCCCCCCAAGCCTCGAGGGCCCTCTGCCTCGGAGCTGTCCTCCCCGCCGCCACCCCGCCCCGGCACTCGGCACTCACAAAGGCGGAGCACTCGCTGCTCTCTCTGGCCTTGGGTGCGCAGCGGGCCAGGCTCAGGCCGGTATCGCGGTGGCAGCACTTGCTCCGGCACTGGACACTGTTCAGGCAGAGTTCGCCCTCTTTCTGCCAGGGGAAGCCCGTCAGCCCAGACGCACCTCCATTTGATCCCTTCTCCACCCAGAGCCCCACCTCGCCACACACTACCCGGTTGGGGGAGGCATGTGTGAAGGAATCCAACCCCTGGGGCTGGCGGCCTCTCCTCCCACTCCGACAGCCCATCCACCCACGTGAGAAGCGGGCAGTGTGGTGCCAGAGAAGCAGCCCCGGGCCAGGGACAGGACACCTGGCTTCTAGGACTGGCCGTGCTACCAACTccctgggtgaccctgggcaagtcactggcCCACCCTATGCCTCAGAGTTCCCATCTGGAATGGCTACTTGTGGCCCGCAAACAGGGTCTCCAAACCTCTGTGTCCCCCAATCCCTCGAGGAGCCTGTGAAGGTTGAGGACCCTCTCTCCCTGGaaaattcctccctccctccccccacagacTCTTATAAATAAATCTCAGGGGCATCCTGGAACCTCCGAGTCCATGCATGGCCCTGAGTTAAGAACCTGTGAACTGAGTTCTTAACCCAAAGGGCTTTTGCAATTGTGCCCTTGGTGGAGAGGCAGCGTGGGCAGTGGTGCGATCCTGGCTCTGGAGCCTGCCAGCCCAGGCGCCAACCCCTGCTCAAgactttccagctgtgtgacctcaggcaggtgaCTGAATCTTCCCCGTGTCAGCTTTCCATCTGGAAACGGGGTTGATCAGAATAGTACCTATCTCACGTGGCTCTTATGAGGACTAAATACGGAAGTATTCCTGAGGCATTTGGAGCTGGTCTGGTCAGGCTAGGTCAGAAGCCAGAATCACTGGGGAAGCTTTTTAAACTACTGAACCTTCTGAGCCAGAGTTTCTGGGGCAGGAGCCCAGggctcttaattttatttatttatttttggccgcaccacggcttgcaggatcttagttccctaacccgGGATGGAaccgtggcagtgaaagcgctgagtcctaaccactggactgcaagggaatTCCGCTCTGGAATTTTATAAAGTGCCCTCAGCCAGGTTGAACCGCTGCTCTGAGCATACTCCATGCTGATCAACCTCCTCTGGGGCCACTGGGGAAGGGGCGTGGGACAGGAATGGGCAGTAAAGGAAGAGACGCCTTACCTCCCAGCCCTTGGGTAGCCCCACGTGGGGACAACTTGACCCACCCAGAGGTCAAGATCCAAGCTTAAAAAGAATTCCCACCTCGGGGTTCAGATGACTTCTGCCCTGAAGACCCTCTTACCAGGTTGATAATGAGTCCCCGGGGGTCGGGGACTGCATAGGCTACCGCGAGGGC
Coding sequences within it:
- the CLPS gene encoding colipase isoform X2, with product MEKVLVLLLLALAVAYAVPDPRGLIINLTLYGVYYKCPCERGLTCEVDRTIVGSITNTNFGVCLDASRSRK
- the CLPS gene encoding colipase isoform X1, which encodes MEKVLVLLLLALAVAYAVPDPRGLIINLKEGELCLNSVQCRSKCCHRDTGLSLARCAPKARESSECSAFTLYGVYYKCPCERGLTCEVDRTIVGSITNTNFGVCLDASRSRK